In Stutzerimonas stutzeri, a genomic segment contains:
- a CDS encoding MBL fold metallo-hydrolase RNA specificity domain-containing protein, protein MLFPNIVHHGAVNGVTGSCHELHADAANSYLIDCGLFQGADTSKGGQAGQGSLNIEFSLASVRALIATHVHIDHVGRIPYLLAAGFEGPILCSEPSAKLLPIVLEDAFKLGVSRDQKQVERYIKLIEQRIIALPYKAWFTLHDSDDLVCRIRLQRAGHILGSAYVEFDLAYPKTGVKKRVVFSGDLGAPHAPLLPAPKPPHCADILVIESTYGDRQHENRRTRRQRLESVIEQALEDSGTVLIPAFSIGRTQELLYELEEIIHNAKIKSARKGGRFSREDESTARPELETNWPELPIILDSPLASRFTAAYRELQPFWNQEALKRVQSGRRPLGFEQLITVDSHSDHLRMVQHLARTARPAIVVAGNGMCSSGRIVNYLKAMLSDSRHNVLFVGYQAAGTPGRAIQSYGPQGGYIDLEGERLDIRAGISSIGGYSAHADQEGLVTFVTGMRRRPSHIRIVHGEEKAKQALAARLDAIYQSKQQPLHLEIP, encoded by the coding sequence ATGCTATTCCCGAATATCGTTCATCACGGAGCCGTCAACGGTGTGACCGGCTCGTGCCATGAACTGCATGCTGACGCCGCCAACAGCTATCTGATTGACTGTGGCCTGTTTCAAGGCGCCGATACTTCCAAAGGGGGGCAGGCAGGGCAAGGCAGTCTGAATATCGAGTTTTCCCTGGCTTCCGTGCGTGCATTGATCGCAACGCACGTTCACATCGATCACGTCGGTCGTATCCCTTATCTCCTCGCCGCTGGTTTCGAAGGCCCCATCCTCTGTAGCGAACCTTCAGCCAAGTTGCTGCCAATTGTGCTGGAAGATGCGTTTAAGCTGGGTGTCAGCCGTGACCAGAAGCAGGTTGAGCGCTATATAAAACTGATCGAGCAGCGCATCATCGCTTTGCCATACAAGGCCTGGTTCACGCTGCATGATTCAGACGACCTCGTATGTCGCATTCGCTTGCAGCGGGCGGGCCACATTCTCGGCTCGGCCTATGTTGAGTTCGATCTGGCCTATCCCAAAACAGGGGTAAAAAAGCGCGTCGTCTTTTCTGGTGACCTAGGCGCGCCACATGCGCCATTGCTGCCAGCTCCGAAACCGCCTCATTGCGCAGACATCCTGGTTATCGAAAGCACCTACGGTGATCGTCAGCACGAGAATCGTCGCACCCGGCGGCAGCGACTCGAGAGTGTCATCGAGCAAGCCCTTGAAGACAGCGGCACGGTGCTCATCCCGGCTTTCAGTATCGGTCGCACCCAGGAATTGCTATACGAACTCGAAGAGATCATCCACAACGCGAAAATCAAGTCCGCTCGCAAGGGGGGAAGGTTCAGTCGGGAGGATGAAAGCACTGCACGGCCCGAATTAGAAACCAATTGGCCGGAGCTCCCCATTATCCTCGACTCGCCATTGGCCAGCCGCTTCACTGCAGCCTATCGAGAACTCCAGCCCTTCTGGAATCAGGAGGCCCTCAAGCGTGTACAATCCGGCCGCCGTCCACTGGGCTTTGAACAGTTAATAACGGTAGATAGCCACAGTGACCACCTGCGCATGGTCCAGCACCTCGCACGCACCGCTCGTCCGGCTATCGTAGTTGCTGGCAATGGCATGTGCTCAAGTGGCCGTATCGTCAACTACCTGAAGGCTATGTTGAGCGATTCGAGGCACAACGTACTGTTCGTAGGCTACCAGGCGGCGGGAACGCCTGGTCGGGCCATTCAGTCCTATGGCCCGCAAGGCGGTTATATCGATCTCGAAGGTGAGCGGTTGGACATAAGGGCTGGCATTTCGAGCATTGGCGGCTATTCCGCACATGCCGACCAGGAAGGGTTGGTGACATTTGTAACCGGCATGCGCCGAAGGCCATCTCACATACGCATCGTTCACGGCGAAGAAAAAGCAAAACAAGCACTGGCCGCAAGGCTCGACGCTATTTATCAGAGCAAGCAACAACCGTTGCACCTAGAAATCCCGTAA
- the ihfB gene encoding integration host factor subunit beta gives MTKSELIERIVTQQGLLSSKDVELAIKTMLEQMAQALATGDRIEIRGFGSFSLHYRAPRVGRNPKTGQSVPLDGKFVPHFKPGKELRDRVNEDD, from the coding sequence ATGACCAAGTCGGAGTTGATCGAGCGTATCGTTACCCAACAAGGGCTGCTTTCGTCCAAGGATGTGGAGCTGGCAATCAAAACCATGCTTGAGCAAATGGCCCAGGCTCTGGCAACCGGGGATCGCATCGAAATTCGTGGGTTCGGTAGTTTTTCCCTCCATTACCGCGCCCCACGCGTCGGCCGAAATCCCAAGACCGGCCAATCCGTCCCTCTCGACGGCAAGTTCGTCCCGCATTTCAAACCGGGGAAGGAGTTGCGGGATCGAGTGAATGAAGACGATTGA
- a CDS encoding DEAD/DEAH box helicase, with protein MTQEIGGFAALGIHPSVLAAVIAVGYEEPSAIQSQAIPVILGGHDMIGQAQTGTGKTAAFALPILSKIDPAKREPQALILAPTRELALQVATAFETYSKQMPGVGVVAVYGGAPMGPQLKAIRQGAQIIVATPGRLVDHLSRNSALLSTIQYLVLDEADEMLKLGFMDDLEVIFEAMPESRQSVLFSATLPHSIRAIAEKHLREPQHIKVATKTQTVARIEQAHLMVHADQKIAAVLRLLEVEDFDALIAFVRTKQATLDLAAALEAKGYKAAALNGDIAQNQRERVIESLKDGRLDIVVATDVAARGLDVSRITHVFNVDMPYDPESYVHRIGRTGRAGREGRALLLVTPRERRMLQVIERVTNQKVAEARLPNAQQVLDARIKKLTNSLAPLVADAEASHGELLDKLVADIGCSPRALAAALLRKATNGQALTLAEVEKEQPLVPTSSPRERSDRPERSGDRERRAPIPLAEGRARCRTALGARDGIAARNLLGAILNEGGLAREDIGRIQVRDSFSLVELPEEGLERLLGKLKDTRVGGKQLKLRRYRED; from the coding sequence ATGACCCAGGAAATCGGCGGCTTTGCCGCACTCGGTATTCATCCATCCGTCCTCGCTGCAGTCATCGCAGTGGGCTACGAAGAGCCTTCGGCGATCCAGAGCCAGGCTATCCCGGTAATCCTCGGCGGCCACGACATGATCGGCCAGGCCCAGACCGGCACCGGTAAGACCGCAGCATTCGCGCTGCCCATTCTGTCCAAGATCGACCCGGCCAAGCGTGAGCCACAGGCGCTGATCCTCGCGCCGACTCGCGAACTGGCGCTGCAGGTCGCCACCGCGTTCGAAACCTACTCCAAGCAGATGCCAGGCGTTGGCGTTGTCGCCGTTTACGGTGGCGCGCCGATGGGCCCGCAGCTCAAGGCCATCCGTCAGGGCGCGCAAATCATCGTCGCCACTCCGGGTCGTCTGGTTGACCACCTGAGCCGCAACAGCGCGCTGCTGTCGACCATTCAGTATCTGGTTCTCGACGAAGCTGACGAAATGCTCAAGTTGGGCTTCATGGATGACCTCGAAGTCATCTTCGAGGCCATGCCGGAAAGCCGTCAGAGCGTACTGTTCTCCGCGACCCTGCCGCATTCGATTCGCGCAATCGCCGAAAAGCACCTGCGCGAGCCGCAGCATATCAAAGTCGCCACCAAGACCCAGACCGTCGCCCGTATCGAGCAGGCACACCTGATGGTCCATGCCGACCAGAAGATTGCAGCTGTGCTGCGCCTGCTGGAAGTCGAAGACTTCGACGCGCTGATCGCTTTCGTGCGTACCAAGCAGGCGACGCTGGATCTGGCCGCCGCATTGGAAGCCAAGGGCTACAAAGCCGCTGCACTGAACGGTGACATCGCCCAGAACCAGCGCGAGCGCGTCATCGAGTCGCTCAAGGATGGTCGTCTGGACATCGTCGTCGCTACTGACGTCGCTGCCCGCGGCCTCGACGTTTCGCGTATCACCCACGTATTCAACGTAGACATGCCATACGATCCGGAGTCCTACGTGCACCGTATCGGCCGTACCGGTCGTGCCGGTCGTGAAGGCCGTGCGTTGCTACTGGTTACGCCGCGTGAGCGCCGTATGCTGCAGGTCATCGAACGCGTTACCAACCAGAAGGTTGCCGAAGCTCGCCTGCCGAATGCTCAGCAAGTGCTGGATGCGCGCATCAAGAAGCTCACCAACAGCCTCGCGCCGTTGGTAGCTGATGCAGAAGCCAGCCATGGCGAACTGCTCGACAAGCTGGTAGCTGACATTGGTTGCTCCCCCCGCGCCCTGGCTGCCGCACTGCTGCGTAAAGCCACCAACGGTCAGGCGTTGACCCTGGCGGAAGTCGAAAAAGAGCAACCGCTGGTCCCGACCAGCAGTCCGCGTGAGCGCTCCGATCGTCCCGAGCGCAGCGGCGATCGTGAGCGTCGTGCCCCGATCCCGTTGGCTGAAGGCCGCGCCCGTTGCCGTACCGCGCTGGGTGCCCGTGACGGCATCGCTGCGCGCAACCTGCTCGGCGCCATCCTCAACGAAGGCGGCCTGGCTCGTGAAGACATCGGTCGCATTCAGGTGCGTGACAGCTTCAGCCTGGTCGAGCTGCCGGAAGAAGGGCTGGAACGCCTGCTGGGCAAGCTCAAGGACACCCGCGTCGGCGGCAAGCAGCTCAAGCTGCGCCGCTATCGCGAGGATTGA
- a CDS encoding spermidine synthase: MDKQEVLLAEVKDAFGLIRVLEVGEYRFLEFGAAVEQSCVFTRDPSWLEYDYTRAMLMGGLLHAVPETALFLGLGAGTLTQACLQFLPLEDVEAIELRPDVPELAMRYLGLQNDSRLYIRIGDAVELLDSAETADLIFVDLYTDVGPAAAHLAWRFLERCQQKLNPDGWLIINQWGTDEDKPLGAALLRGLFHRHYWECPVKEGNVVLFVPADLEQPLDFAGLRERAATLAPRLGYSLDSLIDALRPAS, encoded by the coding sequence ATGGACAAGCAGGAAGTGTTGCTGGCCGAAGTGAAAGACGCGTTCGGTCTGATCCGTGTGCTTGAAGTGGGGGAGTACCGGTTTCTGGAATTCGGCGCGGCGGTCGAGCAGAGCTGTGTCTTTACCCGGGACCCCAGCTGGCTGGAGTACGACTATACGCGCGCCATGCTGATGGGCGGCCTGCTGCACGCGGTGCCGGAAACCGCACTGTTTCTCGGCCTGGGCGCCGGCACTTTGACCCAGGCGTGCCTGCAGTTCCTGCCCCTGGAGGACGTCGAGGCTATTGAGTTGCGTCCGGACGTTCCGGAGCTGGCGATGCGTTACCTGGGCTTGCAGAACGACTCGCGGCTCTATATCCGCATTGGCGATGCGGTGGAACTACTCGATTCGGCCGAAACCGCCGATTTGATCTTCGTCGACCTCTATACGGACGTTGGCCCGGCGGCAGCGCATCTGGCGTGGCGCTTTCTTGAGCGCTGTCAGCAGAAGCTGAATCCGGACGGCTGGCTGATCATCAACCAGTGGGGGACCGACGAAGACAAACCGCTCGGAGCAGCGCTGCTGCGTGGGCTGTTTCATCGCCACTATTGGGAATGCCCGGTGAAAGAGGGCAATGTCGTGCTGTTCGTGCCCGCCGATCTGGAACAGCCCCTTGATTTCGCCGGCTTGCGCGAACGCGCTGCCACCCTGGCGCCGCGCCTGGGTTATTCGCTGGACTCACTCATCGACGCGCTACGCCCGGCGAGCTGA
- a CDS encoding class II 3-deoxy-7-phosphoheptulonate synthase produces the protein MSHAWSPTSWRTKPIQQQPEYPDAAHLQRVEETLASLPPLVFAGEARELRRQFAEVTQGRAFLLQGGDCAESFAEFSAPKIRDTFKVLLQMAVVMTFAAGCPVIKVGRMAGQFAKPRSSGNETIDGVTLPAYRGDIVNGIGFDEKSRVPDPERLLQAYHQSTSSLNLLRAFAQGGFADLHQVHQWNLDFIANSQMAEKYHQLGARIDQALKFMRACGMDNAPQLRETNFFTAHEALLLNYEQAFVRQDSLSGGWYDCSAHMLWIGDRTRQLDGAHVEFLRGVGNPIGVKVGPSMDSEELIRLIDVLNPDNDPGRLNLIVRMGADKVQEGLPRLIQTVQGEGRQVLWSSDPMHGNTMKASSGYKTRDFARVLAEVRQFFEVHRAEGSYPGGIHIEMTGQNVTECIGGSRPITEDGLSDRYHTHCDPRLNADQSLEMAFLIAETLKQVRPN, from the coding sequence ATGAGCCATGCCTGGAGCCCCACCAGCTGGAGAACCAAACCCATCCAGCAGCAGCCCGAATACCCGGACGCCGCGCATCTGCAGCGCGTCGAGGAAACGCTGGCGAGCCTGCCGCCGCTGGTGTTCGCCGGCGAGGCACGGGAACTGCGCCGGCAATTCGCCGAGGTCACCCAGGGTCGTGCGTTCTTGCTGCAGGGCGGCGATTGCGCGGAAAGCTTTGCCGAGTTCTCCGCACCGAAGATCCGCGATACCTTCAAGGTACTGTTGCAGATGGCGGTGGTGATGACCTTTGCTGCGGGCTGCCCGGTGATCAAGGTTGGCCGCATGGCCGGGCAGTTCGCCAAGCCGCGTTCTTCCGGCAACGAGACCATTGACGGTGTCACCCTGCCCGCTTACCGCGGCGATATCGTCAACGGCATCGGCTTCGATGAAAAAAGCCGTGTACCGGACCCGGAGCGCCTGCTGCAGGCCTATCACCAGTCCACGTCCAGCCTGAACCTGCTACGCGCCTTCGCCCAGGGCGGTTTTGCCGACCTGCATCAGGTGCATCAATGGAACCTCGACTTCATCGCCAATTCGCAGATGGCCGAGAAGTACCACCAATTGGGTGCGCGGATCGATCAGGCGCTGAAATTCATGCGTGCCTGTGGCATGGACAACGCGCCACAACTGCGCGAGACCAACTTCTTCACTGCTCACGAGGCACTGCTGCTGAATTATGAGCAGGCTTTCGTGCGCCAGGACAGCCTCAGCGGCGGCTGGTACGACTGCTCCGCGCACATGCTGTGGATCGGCGATCGTACGCGGCAGCTCGACGGCGCCCACGTGGAATTCCTGCGCGGCGTGGGTAACCCGATCGGCGTGAAGGTCGGGCCGAGCATGGACAGCGAAGAGCTGATCCGCCTGATCGACGTCCTCAATCCGGATAACGATCCGGGTCGCTTGAACCTCATCGTGCGGATGGGCGCCGACAAGGTCCAGGAAGGGCTGCCACGCCTGATCCAGACCGTACAGGGCGAAGGCCGTCAGGTGTTGTGGAGCTCCGATCCGATGCACGGCAATACCATGAAAGCGTCCAGCGGCTACAAGACGCGAGATTTCGCACGGGTGCTGGCCGAGGTGCGGCAGTTTTTCGAGGTGCACCGCGCCGAAGGCAGCTATCCGGGCGGTATTCATATCGAAATGACCGGGCAGAACGTCACCGAGTGTATCGGGGGGTCGCGCCCGATCACCGAGGATGGCCTGTCCGATCGCTATCACACACACTGCGATCCGCGGCTCAACGCCGATCAGTCACTGGAAATGGCATTTTTGATCGCCGAGACGCTGAAGCAGGTGCGGCCGAACTGA
- a CDS encoding SLC13 family permease, whose protein sequence is MTESSQSKGAALAAWIGLALGPLLLLVCLLTEPPGGLSNEAWLTVGLAGLMAIWWSTEAIPIPATSLLPILLIPLLGIDTLAKATAPYANPTIFLFFGGFVLGLAMQHWNLHRRIALATLLAVGNQPSRQIAGFMIATAFISMWVSNTATSIMMLPIGLSVIGLLVAGSDEKEGGRFAIALLLGIAYAASVGGIATLIGTPPNALLAAFMRENYDVQIGFGQWMLLGLPLSIGMLMFIWWWLTRGGFKLAGGDSRGLLEKEMAELGPMSRAEKLVAIVFTLAAAAWILQPFLADYVEGVNDTSIAIAAALVLFLIPVNLRERVFLMDWEQANKAPWGVLLLFGGGLSLAGVIGASGLAEWIAGSLGAFEALPLILMIGLVALVIIFLTEITSNTATAAAFLPLLGALAVAQGMSPEMLAIPAAVAASCAFMMPVATPPNAIVFGTGQVPIQAMIQAGFALNLFGVVLVTLLCYLLVGWIWGG, encoded by the coding sequence ATGACCGAATCATCTCAGAGCAAAGGTGCCGCCCTGGCCGCGTGGATCGGGCTAGCGCTCGGCCCCTTGCTGTTGCTTGTCTGTCTGCTCACCGAGCCTCCCGGCGGGCTGTCGAACGAAGCCTGGCTGACGGTGGGCCTGGCCGGCCTGATGGCGATATGGTGGTCCACCGAGGCTATCCCGATCCCGGCAACGTCGTTGCTGCCAATCCTGCTCATCCCGCTACTGGGGATCGACACACTGGCCAAGGCCACTGCGCCCTATGCCAATCCGACAATCTTCCTGTTCTTCGGCGGCTTCGTACTCGGCCTGGCCATGCAGCACTGGAATCTGCATCGGCGGATCGCACTAGCGACACTGCTGGCCGTGGGCAACCAGCCCAGCCGACAGATTGCCGGATTCATGATCGCCACTGCCTTTATCAGCATGTGGGTCAGCAACACCGCGACAAGCATCATGATGCTGCCCATCGGCCTGTCGGTCATCGGCCTGCTGGTGGCCGGCAGCGACGAAAAGGAAGGCGGCCGTTTTGCCATCGCGCTGCTCCTGGGAATCGCCTACGCCGCCAGCGTGGGCGGCATCGCGACGCTGATCGGCACACCGCCCAACGCGCTGTTGGCAGCATTCATGCGCGAGAACTACGACGTGCAGATCGGCTTTGGTCAATGGATGCTGCTGGGGCTACCGCTGAGCATCGGTATGCTGATGTTCATCTGGTGGTGGCTGACGCGCGGTGGCTTCAAGCTGGCCGGCGGCGACAGCCGTGGTCTGCTGGAAAAGGAGATGGCCGAGCTGGGCCCGATGTCTAGAGCGGAGAAACTGGTCGCCATCGTGTTCACCCTGGCCGCAGCCGCGTGGATCCTGCAGCCGTTTCTTGCGGACTATGTAGAGGGTGTCAACGACACCAGCATCGCCATCGCGGCGGCTCTAGTGCTGTTCCTGATCCCGGTAAACCTGCGCGAGCGGGTCTTTCTGATGGACTGGGAGCAGGCGAACAAGGCGCCGTGGGGCGTGTTGCTGCTGTTCGGTGGAGGCCTGTCGCTGGCCGGCGTGATTGGTGCATCGGGTTTGGCCGAATGGATCGCGGGAAGCCTCGGCGCCTTCGAGGCCTTGCCACTGATCTTGATGATCGGGCTCGTCGCGCTGGTGATCATCTTTCTTACGGAGATCACCTCCAACACTGCAACCGCCGCGGCCTTCCTGCCCTTGCTGGGCGCACTGGCGGTTGCACAGGGCATGTCGCCTGAAATGTTGGCGATCCCCGCTGCCGTTGCCGCCAGCTGCGCCTTCATGATGCCCGTGGCGACACCTCCCAACGCCATCGTGTTCGGCACCGGTCAAGTACCGATCCAGGCCATGATCCAGGCGGGATTCGCCTTGAACCTGTTCGGGGTCGTGCTGGTTACATTGCTCTGCTATTTACTGGTGGGATGGATTTGGGGCGGTTGA
- the efp gene encoding elongation factor P produces the protein MKTAQEFRAGQVAVINGAPWIIQKAEFNKSGRNSAVVKMKLKNLLNGSATETVYKADDKLEPVILERKEVTYSYFADPLYVFMDEEFNQYEIEKDDLEGVMTFIEDGMTDVCEATFYNDKVISVELPNTIVREIVYTEPSVRGDTSGKVMKTARLKNGAELQVSAFCEIGDSIEIDTRTGEYKSRIKA, from the coding sequence ATGAAAACCGCACAAGAGTTCCGTGCCGGCCAAGTGGCCGTTATCAACGGCGCACCCTGGATTATCCAGAAAGCCGAGTTCAACAAGTCCGGTCGCAACAGTGCCGTGGTCAAGATGAAGCTGAAGAACCTGCTCAACGGTTCTGCGACCGAAACCGTGTACAAGGCTGATGACAAGCTGGAGCCGGTAATTCTCGAGCGCAAGGAAGTAACCTATTCCTACTTCGCTGACCCGCTTTACGTCTTCATGGACGAAGAATTCAACCAGTACGAGATCGAGAAAGACGACCTCGAAGGCGTGATGACCTTCATCGAAGACGGCATGACCGACGTCTGCGAAGCCACTTTTTACAACGACAAGGTGATTTCGGTCGAGCTGCCGAACACTATCGTTCGTGAAATCGTCTACACCGAGCCGTCCGTGCGTGGCGACACCTCCGGCAAAGTCATGAAGACCGCTCGCCTGAAGAACGGTGCCGAGCTGCAGGTTTCCGCCTTCTGCGAAATCGGTGACTCGATCGAGATCGATACCCGTACCGGCGAGTACAAGTCCCGTATCAAGGCCTGA
- the earP gene encoding elongation factor P maturation arginine rhamnosyltransferase EarP → MSVRASWDIFCVVVDNYGDIGVTWRLARQLVVEHGQRVRLWVDDLDTFARLCPGTSATASQQWHEGVDVRHWAPDWPGAEPADVVIEAFACQLPAAYIEAMARNERRVLWLNLEYLSAEDWVVGCHALPSMQPDGLHKYFFFPGFEQGTGGLIREGDLLARREAFQKDSTLREAFLQSFELVVQPGARLISLFAYENQAVAQWLDALAADARATQLLVPEGRVLRDVARWLGLEKLQAGDRHARGSLQVAVLPFMTQNQYDMLLWCCDFNAVRGEESFIRAQWAGRPLVWHIYPQEEDAHWDKLNAFLDLYVLDLSPQATVALREFWRGWNDGVGSGPAWSGLLAHEAELKAHADRWTHKQVANGDLAGKLVFFYTDWL, encoded by the coding sequence TTGTCGGTCAGAGCCAGCTGGGACATCTTCTGCGTCGTCGTAGACAACTACGGCGACATCGGCGTGACCTGGCGCCTGGCGCGGCAGCTGGTCGTCGAGCACGGCCAGCGGGTGCGGCTGTGGGTCGACGACCTGGATACCTTCGCCCGGCTCTGTCCGGGTACCAGCGCTACAGCCAGCCAGCAATGGCACGAAGGCGTCGACGTGCGGCACTGGGCGCCGGACTGGCCGGGCGCCGAGCCTGCGGACGTGGTGATCGAGGCCTTCGCCTGCCAGCTGCCAGCTGCTTATATAGAGGCGATGGCCCGCAACGAACGTCGTGTCCTCTGGCTCAACTTGGAATATCTCAGCGCTGAAGACTGGGTGGTGGGCTGCCATGCGCTGCCGTCGATGCAGCCAGATGGCCTGCACAAGTACTTTTTCTTTCCAGGCTTCGAGCAGGGTACCGGTGGCTTGATTCGCGAAGGCGATCTGTTGGCGCGGCGGGAGGCGTTCCAGAAAGATTCGACGCTGCGTGAAGCCTTTCTGCAGAGCTTCGAGCTGGTCGTGCAACCCGGGGCGCGGTTGATTTCGTTGTTCGCTTACGAAAACCAGGCCGTTGCGCAGTGGCTCGATGCGTTGGCTGCCGATGCACGTGCAACGCAGTTGCTGGTGCCGGAGGGTCGGGTTCTCCGAGATGTTGCGCGCTGGCTGGGTCTGGAAAAGCTGCAAGCTGGTGACCGCCATGCCCGGGGTTCCCTGCAGGTCGCGGTGCTACCGTTCATGACGCAGAACCAGTACGACATGCTCCTCTGGTGCTGCGATTTCAACGCCGTACGCGGCGAGGAATCCTTCATTCGCGCGCAATGGGCGGGTCGCCCGCTGGTCTGGCATATCTATCCCCAGGAGGAAGATGCGCACTGGGACAAGCTCAATGCGTTTTTGGATCTTTATGTCCTCGATCTGTCTCCGCAGGCTACGGTTGCATTGCGTGAATTCTGGCGGGGCTGGAACGATGGCGTTGGCAGTGGCCCCGCTTGGAGCGGCCTGCTGGCACACGAGGCGGAGCTGAAGGCGCACGCAGACAGATGGACCCACAAGCAGGTCGCCAACGGCGACCTGGCCGGAAAGCTGGTGTTTTTTTACACAGATTGGCTATGA
- a CDS encoding NAD(P)/FAD-dependent oxidoreductase gives MSKAPIAIVGTGIAGLSAAQALHAAGQPVQLFDKSRGLGGRMASKRSDAGHLDLGTQYFTARDRRFTEAVRQWQTQGWVAEWSPNLYQSRSGQLSLSTDEQLRWVGVPRMSAIAAGLLGDLPVKLNCRITEAFRGEEYWKLVDAEGNNHGPFSQVIVAIPAPQASTLLASAPKLAAVAASVAMEPTWSVALGFAKPLETSLEACFVQDDSLDWLARHHSRPGRDDPLDLWVLHASSAWSRQHLDMARESVIEHLHGAFAELIDCVVPAPEFTLAHRWLYARPSQSHEWGALADAHLGLYACGDWCLSGRVEGAWLSGQEAARRLLEQL, from the coding sequence ATGAGCAAAGCTCCCATTGCCATCGTCGGCACCGGCATTGCAGGGCTTTCCGCCGCACAAGCCCTGCATGCGGCCGGACAACCCGTACAGCTGTTTGATAAGAGCCGCGGCCTGGGCGGACGCATGGCCAGCAAGCGTAGCGACGCCGGCCATCTGGACCTCGGTACTCAGTATTTCACCGCACGCGACCGGCGCTTCACCGAGGCCGTACGCCAGTGGCAGACCCAGGGCTGGGTCGCCGAATGGTCCCCCAACCTATACCAGTCCCGCAGCGGGCAGTTGTCGCTTTCGACGGATGAACAATTGCGCTGGGTAGGCGTCCCTCGCATGAGCGCGATTGCCGCCGGGCTGCTTGGCGATCTGCCGGTCAAGCTTAACTGCCGTATAACAGAAGCCTTTCGAGGCGAGGAATATTGGAAGCTCGTCGACGCCGAAGGAAACAACCATGGTCCGTTCAGTCAGGTGATCGTCGCCATTCCGGCGCCCCAGGCCAGCACGCTATTGGCTTCGGCACCGAAGCTGGCTGCCGTCGCCGCCAGTGTTGCAATGGAACCCACCTGGTCCGTCGCCCTGGGCTTCGCAAAGCCGCTCGAAACCAGCCTCGAGGCTTGTTTCGTTCAGGACGACTCGCTCGACTGGCTGGCCCGCCATCACAGCAGACCCGGACGTGACGACCCGCTCGACCTGTGGGTATTGCACGCCAGTAGTGCCTGGAGCCGGCAACACCTCGACATGGCCAGGGAATCGGTGATTGAACATCTACACGGCGCGTTTGCCGAACTGATCGACTGCGTGGTACCCGCTCCGGAATTCACCCTTGCCCATCGCTGGCTCTACGCACGCCCGAGCCAGTCTCATGAATGGGGCGCGCTGGCCGACGCCCACCTTGGGCTGTATGCCTGCGGCGACTGGTGTCTCTCGGGGCGCGTCGAAGGGGCCTGGCTCAGCGGCCAGGAAGCCGCGCGGCGGCTGCTCGAGCAGCTATAG
- a CDS encoding ZIP family metal transporter: protein MASTQSAAATLRSTWIAHAQAKPVVTFGLVGTLLVVLLLSIASGYNAFQNGNESNVRYALLGGTAGFVATALGALMAIVLSNISTRTQDSMLGFAAGMMLAASSFSLILPGLAAARELFGSGPAAALTVVVGLGIGVLLMLGLDYFTPHEHESAGAFGPNHQRISRVWLFVFAIILHNIPEGMAIGVSFANGDLNVGLPLTTAIAIQDIPEGLAIALALRTTGLSAGRSILVAAASGLMEPFGSLVGLGISSGLAVAYPISLGLAAGAMIFVVSHEVIPETHRNGHQTPATVGLMGGFAVMMFLDTALG from the coding sequence ATGGCAAGCACTCAAAGCGCGGCAGCGACGCTACGCTCGACATGGATCGCGCATGCACAGGCAAAGCCCGTTGTTACATTCGGCTTGGTAGGCACACTTCTAGTCGTACTGTTGTTGTCGATTGCAAGTGGCTATAACGCCTTCCAGAACGGCAACGAGAGTAACGTCCGCTACGCATTGCTCGGTGGTACGGCGGGCTTCGTTGCTACGGCGCTAGGTGCGCTGATGGCAATTGTGCTGAGCAATATATCTACGCGTACCCAGGACAGCATGCTGGGCTTCGCTGCCGGCATGATGCTCGCCGCCAGTTCGTTCTCGCTGATTCTCCCGGGCCTGGCCGCCGCCAGGGAGCTGTTCGGCAGCGGGCCCGCCGCCGCGTTAACCGTGGTGGTGGGGCTCGGCATTGGCGTGCTGCTCATGCTAGGGCTGGATTATTTCACGCCACACGAGCATGAAAGTGCGGGTGCCTTCGGGCCCAATCACCAGCGCATAAGCCGAGTGTGGTTATTCGTGTTTGCCATCATTCTGCACAACATTCCGGAAGGCATGGCAATCGGAGTGAGTTTTGCCAACGGCGACTTGAACGTCGGTTTGCCGCTCACCACCGCGATTGCCATACAAGATATTCCCGAGGGTCTGGCCATTGCGCTGGCCTTGCGAACCACGGGTCTCTCCGCCGGACGCTCGATATTGGTCGCTGCAGCATCTGGCTTGATGGAGCCGTTCGGCTCGTTGGTGGGGCTGGGAATATCCAGTGGTCTGGCCGTCGCTTACCCGATCAGTCTCGGACTGGCTGCCGGTGCGATGATCTTCGTGGTTTCGCACGAGGTGATTCCTGAAACCCACCGCAACGGCCATCAGACCCCGGCAACGGTCGGTCTGATGGGGGGTTTCGCGGTCATGATGTTTCTCGATACCGCGTTGGGCTAG